Proteins from one Deltaproteobacteria bacterium genomic window:
- a CDS encoding DUF2255 family protein, translating to MRTALASVSILVAALAACIDPSDRRPGTRLGGNVVSELPSDWTFSDAHAEIAVEVRTPYLIPHSVTVWCASLDGVLYLGARDPLSKRWPAWADRDPEVRVGIGENVYEVRLVPLDDAATLERLRAAYTAKYALPETPSSTAVPSTRYWRVEPRG from the coding sequence ATGCGGACAGCCCTGGCCAGCGTTTCGATCCTCGTCGCCGCGCTCGCGGCATGCATCGACCCCTCGGACCGCCGACCCGGCACGCGGCTCGGCGGGAACGTCGTGTCGGAGCTGCCGTCGGACTGGACGTTCAGCGACGCGCACGCCGAGATCGCGGTCGAGGTCCGCACGCCGTACCTGATTCCGCATTCCGTCACCGTCTGGTGTGCATCGCTGGATGGAGTGCTCTATCTGGGCGCGCGCGACCCGCTTAGCAAGCGCTGGCCGGCGTGGGCCGACCGCGATCCCGAGGTGCGGGTCGGAATCGGCGAGAACGTCTACGAGGTTCGGCTCGTGCCGCTCGACGACGCGGCGACGCTCGAGCGCCTGCGGGCGGCCTACACCGCAAAGTACGCGCTTCCCGAGACACCGAGCTCTACCGCCGTGCCGTCGACCCGCTACTGGCGCGTGGAGCCCCGCGGCTAG
- a CDS encoding peptidyl-prolyl cis-trans isomerase, giving the protein MDRLRRGPSRRDSAAGHGDDAHRAGLLLADLVHAVNARRLAGEPLLHFLLLGAALFGLHRWVSAPAREPASEIVVSRGRIDNLKQTFTQTWQRAPTESELEGLVEDHIRDEALYREAVALGLDRDDTVVRRRLRQKLEFLFEDPSLAGEPTEPELERYLEENAAEYRVESRLSFSQVFLDPGKRGPELEADAARLLAELRAQPDGADPVSGGDSLMLSPRYENASASELVRLFGAEFETALRGAPVGEWFGPVTSGYGAHLVRVESREAERTPELAEVRDAVARDLEARRRQEGLDAQYQALRERYLIRVERADP; this is encoded by the coding sequence CTGGACCGCCTACGACGTGGTCCGTCTCGGCGTGACTCCGCTGCCGGGCACGGCGATGACGCTCACCGAGCGGGCCTACTCCTCGCCGATCTGGTACACGCCGTGAACGCGCGGCGGCTCGCCGGCGAGCCGCTGCTCCACTTCCTGCTGCTCGGCGCGGCGCTCTTCGGGCTGCACCGATGGGTGTCAGCGCCGGCGCGAGAGCCGGCGTCCGAGATCGTCGTGAGCCGCGGGCGCATCGACAATCTGAAGCAGACCTTCACGCAGACCTGGCAGCGCGCGCCGACGGAGTCGGAGCTCGAGGGGCTCGTCGAGGATCACATCCGCGACGAGGCCCTGTACCGCGAGGCCGTCGCGCTCGGGCTCGATCGCGACGACACGGTGGTGCGCAGGCGGCTGCGCCAGAAGCTCGAGTTCCTGTTCGAGGACCCGAGCCTGGCGGGGGAGCCGACGGAGCCCGAGCTCGAGCGGTATCTCGAGGAGAACGCGGCCGAGTACCGCGTCGAGTCACGGCTCAGCTTCTCGCAAGTGTTTCTCGATCCCGGCAAGCGCGGCCCGGAGCTAGAGGCCGACGCTGCGCGGCTGCTCGCCGAGCTGCGCGCGCAGCCGGACGGCGCCGATCCGGTCAGCGGCGGCGACAGCCTGATGCTCTCGCCGCGCTACGAGAACGCGAGCGCCTCCGAGCTCGTGCGGCTGTTCGGCGCCGAGTTCGAGACCGCGCTGCGCGGCGCGCCGGTCGGGGAGTGGTTCGGGCCGGTGACGTCGGGCTACGGCGCGCACCTGGTGCGGGTCGAGTCCCGCGAGGCCGAGCGAACGCCCGAGCTCGCGGAGGTGCGCGATGCGGTCGCCCGCGACCTCGAAGCGCGCCGACGCCAGGAGGGGCTCGACGCGCAGTACCAGGCGCTGCGCGAGCGCTACCTGATCCGCGTCGAGCGCGCCGACCCGTGA
- a CDS encoding HupE/UreJ family protein, whose protein sequence is MSALVALWLALGLATSAGAHEVRPAYLEIVETGEETYDVLFKVPAAGESLRFGLVLELPADVERIGAPRSSFSGRAHVERTRILRAGGLDGARIAVEGLSATLTDVLVRIERLDGHTQVLRLTPDSPSFTVEATAGSGAVARTYLWLGVEHILLGVDHLIFVLALVILIGATRPLLWTITAFTIAHSLTLAAATFGWITVSPPPVEAVIALSIVFVASEIAQSRRGRSSLSARRPWLVAFAFGLLHGFGFAGALAEIGFPAQQIPLALLCFNLGVEAGQLAFVAALLLLGRLPALLRVEAPRGWPTAAAYGIGALASYWLIERLLAF, encoded by the coding sequence GTGAGCGCGCTCGTCGCGCTCTGGCTCGCGCTGGGTCTTGCGACCAGTGCAGGCGCGCACGAGGTTCGTCCCGCGTATCTCGAGATCGTAGAGACCGGTGAGGAGACCTACGACGTCCTCTTCAAGGTTCCCGCCGCCGGCGAGAGCCTGCGCTTCGGCCTGGTTCTGGAGCTCCCCGCGGACGTCGAGCGGATCGGGGCGCCGCGGAGCAGCTTCTCCGGGCGCGCGCACGTCGAGCGAACGCGGATTCTCCGCGCGGGCGGACTCGACGGCGCGCGAATCGCCGTGGAGGGGCTTTCGGCAACGCTCACCGACGTGCTCGTGCGCATCGAGCGACTCGACGGACACACACAGGTCCTGCGACTCACTCCGGATTCGCCGTCGTTCACGGTCGAGGCGACGGCGGGATCCGGAGCGGTCGCGCGCACCTACCTGTGGCTCGGCGTCGAGCACATCCTGCTGGGCGTCGATCACCTGATCTTCGTGCTCGCGCTGGTGATCCTGATCGGCGCCACGCGCCCGCTGCTCTGGACCATCACCGCCTTCACGATCGCGCACAGCCTGACGCTCGCGGCGGCGACGTTCGGCTGGATCACCGTCTCGCCGCCGCCGGTCGAGGCCGTGATCGCGCTCAGCATCGTCTTCGTCGCGAGCGAGATCGCGCAGTCGCGCCGGGGCCGGTCGAGCCTGTCCGCGCGAAGGCCCTGGCTGGTCGCGTTCGCCTTCGGCCTGCTGCACGGCTTCGGCTTCGCGGGCGCGCTGGCCGAGATCGGCTTCCCGGCGCAGCAGATCCCGCTCGCGCTGCTCTGCTTCAACCTGGGCGTCGAGGCCGGTCAGCTCGCCTTCGTCGCCGCGCTGCTCCTGCTCGGCCGATTGCCGGCGCTGCTGCGCGTCGAAGCGCCCCGAGGCTGGCCGACGGCCGCGGCGTACGGGATCGGCGCGCTGGCGTCGTACTGGCTGATCGAGCGGCTGCTCGCGTTCTGA
- a CDS encoding AAA family ATPase, with the protein MTEKTEKTKSASKKPEVRSTGFSWELVERVLACVALTRIYLWGPPGVGKTFAAYHHGRLERGLYACTLVPELSAAELRGTYLPKGDTILWHDGPVIRAMREGARLVLNELSHAGEDVLAFLYPILEHDSTCRLTLPTGETVTPAPGFHVIVTDNLPSDDLPAALRDRFDAQLEIREPHPEALALLSEPMREVARRGVGLDEDRRLSVRALLAIERAKLVLGLRDACLVVLGAARGALFYDAALLAGVR; encoded by the coding sequence ATGACCGAGAAGACCGAGAAGACCAAGAGCGCGAGCAAGAAGCCGGAGGTCCGCAGCACGGGATTCAGCTGGGAGCTGGTCGAGCGCGTGCTCGCCTGCGTCGCGTTGACGCGAATCTACCTCTGGGGGCCGCCGGGCGTCGGAAAGACGTTCGCGGCCTACCACCACGGCCGGCTCGAGCGCGGCCTGTACGCCTGCACGCTGGTGCCCGAGCTGTCGGCGGCCGAGCTCCGCGGCACCTACCTGCCGAAGGGCGACACCATCCTGTGGCACGACGGGCCGGTGATCCGCGCCATGCGCGAGGGCGCGCGGCTGGTGCTGAACGAGCTCTCGCACGCGGGCGAGGACGTGCTGGCGTTCTTGTACCCGATCCTCGAGCACGACAGCACCTGCCGGCTCACCCTTCCCACCGGCGAGACGGTGACGCCGGCGCCGGGCTTCCACGTGATCGTCACCGACAATCTGCCGTCCGACGATCTGCCCGCGGCGCTTCGCGACCGATTCGACGCGCAGCTCGAGATCCGCGAGCCGCACCCCGAGGCGCTCGCGCTGCTCTCCGAGCCGATGCGCGAGGTCGCGCGGCGTGGGGTCGGGCTCGACGAAGATCGGCGCCTCTCCGTGCGCGCGCTGCTCGCGATCGAGCGCGCGAAGCTCGTGCTCGGGCTGCGCGATGCGTGCCTGGTCGTGCTCGGCGCCGCGCGCGGCGCGCTGTTCTACGACGCCGCCCTGCTCGCGGGAGTTCGCTAG
- a CDS encoding HNH endonuclease, with protein sequence MHLMDDAASFGEKILSVLDRGSFTSTYKYAVLLGLLDLALEATERDGAPPTSVTTPQLASRVIELYWPHVREFPATSRVLQQNLPQRGTRGTPEIVRRIEEFRAAHPAPGTPHRARTAAPAGWARLAREVEWKLVEMPLPRLQRVGDAPLPFLYAIRWDETIRKGEFKGPDFDNSIRFLPGAAEQLVRLSGLLRPLIQREWAALIARFNRLPEAALEEFLFSSDRAALAMLREPLRELQRGECFYCARPLRGAAVEVDHFVPWSRHPNDAIENLVAAHASCNGSKSDHLAASTHVSRWVRRDADAAAELAQIARGLAWPSEPDASLGVARGIYLRLPEDTRLWRGRGEFEGAQRARLAGLFA encoded by the coding sequence ATGCACTTAATGGACGACGCGGCGTCCTTCGGCGAGAAGATCCTGTCGGTGCTGGACCGCGGCAGCTTCACGTCGACGTACAAGTACGCGGTTCTGCTCGGCCTGCTCGACCTGGCGCTCGAGGCCACGGAGCGCGACGGCGCGCCACCGACCAGTGTCACGACGCCGCAGCTCGCCAGCCGCGTGATCGAGCTGTACTGGCCGCACGTCCGCGAGTTCCCCGCGACCTCGCGCGTGCTGCAGCAGAACCTTCCGCAGCGCGGAACGCGCGGCACGCCCGAGATCGTGCGGCGGATCGAGGAGTTCCGCGCGGCCCACCCCGCGCCCGGCACGCCGCACCGCGCGCGGACCGCGGCGCCCGCGGGGTGGGCCCGGCTCGCGCGAGAGGTGGAGTGGAAGCTGGTCGAGATGCCGCTGCCGCGCCTGCAGCGCGTGGGCGACGCGCCGCTTCCCTTCCTGTACGCGATCCGCTGGGACGAGACGATCCGGAAAGGCGAGTTCAAGGGCCCCGACTTCGACAACTCGATCCGCTTCCTTCCCGGCGCCGCGGAGCAGCTGGTGCGGCTCTCCGGCCTGCTGCGCCCGCTGATCCAGCGCGAGTGGGCTGCGCTGATCGCGCGCTTCAACCGCCTGCCCGAGGCCGCGCTCGAGGAGTTCCTGTTCAGCAGCGACCGCGCCGCGCTCGCCATGCTTCGCGAGCCGCTCCGAGAGCTGCAGCGCGGCGAGTGCTTCTACTGCGCGCGACCCCTTCGCGGCGCCGCGGTCGAGGTGGACCACTTCGTGCCCTGGTCCCGCCACCCCAACGACGCGATCGAGAACCTGGTCGCCGCCCACGCGAGCTGCAACGGCTCGAAGAGCGACCACCTGGCCGCAAGCACCCACGTCTCGCGCTGGGTGCGGCGCGACGCGGACGCGGCGGCCGAGCTGGCGCAGATCGCGCGCGGGCTCGCCTGGCCGTCCGAGCCGGACGCTTCGCTCGGCGTCGCGCGGGGGATCTACTTGCGGCTGCCCGAGGACACGCGGCTGTGGCGGGGGCGAGGGGAGTTCGAGGGGGCGCAGCGGGCGAGGCTGGCCGGGCTGTTCGCCTGA